The following is a genomic window from Melitaea cinxia chromosome 7, ilMelCinx1.1, whole genome shotgun sequence.
TCTAGCTTTTAAACCTTACGAAACCAACGTCATTACGAAAAAACCTGAGGAATCTCGTCCACCCTCAAAAGCCAGTTCTGATAGCTCGGAAGACAAAAAATCGGGCAAAAGTACCCCAGGAAGAAAATCAACTCCGCCAACGACGGAAAATGGAAAGATCAGCCCTAATAACGATCAAAAGTCCTCTTCTTCTGCATCATCTGGAACTAGCCCTATTATTCGTTCCGGTTTAGAAGTTTTGGGACACGGCAAGGATCATCTGGGagcatttaaaaatttacctgGTCTACCTGGATTCAATCCCTTGGCTGGACTTTGTTGTCCTCCTGGAATGGAACAACACTCAAACCCCGCATTTCGTCCTCCTTACGCTGGAGCGCCATTGAGCGCTCATCACGCTGCTATGCTGGCTGCAGCTGCCACCTTCCCAGGATCGTCACCAAATCCTTATCTTGGATACGCCAGAGTTAAAACACCAGCGGGTGGTGAAACATTAGTACCGGTATGCAAAGATCCCTATTGCACCGGCTGCCAGTTTTCAGTCAACAATCATCACCTTTTAATGAGCAATGGAGCTTGTCCAGCTGGTTGTACGCAATGCGAAcatcaaaaatacaatttagCAATGGCGATGGCTTTATCACAACAAGGAGCCGCCGGCAGCATTCCATATCCACATTTAAGCCGTCCGTATATTTGTAGCTGGATTGTTGGGGAATCTTACTGTGGAAAACGTTTCGGAAATTCGGAGGAGCTTCTTCAACACCTACGAAGTCACACGACGGACGGGGCAACTCCAACTTCATCACCAACATCACAACCATCGTTACTGAACCCATTAAATCCCTTATTTACAACCGCTGGACTTCGTGGCGCATACCAGACGGCACCTTTGAGCCCTCTGTCGGCGAGTAGATACCATCCATACTCAAAGGCTTTACCTCCGAGCCTTTCTCCGTATGGTGCTTTTAATCCTGCTTTGGGTCCTTTCTACTCGCCCTATGCAATGTACGGCCAGAGGCTCGGTGCAGCTGCAGTGCATCAGTAAATTAGTGTAGTGAGGACTGTCGACATTCTGTGATATCATAATAGACTTAAATGATGTTTTAAGGCGTGATCCGCCATGACAAATTTAGATAATAGTGCAAtcttaaattaacaatataagtTATTTGTTCCGACGGAGTTTGTAAGCACGTTGGTGACATGTGGATTATATAAAGACTATGCACAGCCAAATGTTTTGTGTCTATGttcaatattaacaaaataaatttcaaatacaaatttattaaaactatatagtttttaatttcttctCTCTCTTATATTTCATATACGATTAAactataaacataataaataatcaatcgAATTTTATTACTTCTTAACGATTATATAtgcgtataaatttatttaaggatACTTTCACGCCAGTAAATCATAAGTAATACATATAGAAAGCGCTATCAGAATTCACATTAAGTAAATTACACATCACACTTGGTTCATTTTAATTCTGACTCGGAGCAAAATTCGATGTGAATGATTAACACACGCATTAGCGCCGTCAATCAACAGAAACGTAGCGTGATAAAACAAGACTGCAATCACGCGAACACGAGAGCTACCGCCCACCTAAAACGAACAGTAAAACatctaacaaaataattttacttcatTGAAACATTATAAAAAGATGAAGTAGGTACGAGACTCGCTGTCATTAATAACAAAGCCATGAGCTGTCAAGATTGTTAAtgcggtgtttttttttttaataaatgctatTTTGATTAGGCCCATGTCATGTTGGAAATTCAACTGTCAAAAGCGTAATTGGTCGCACGAAAAGGCCGAGAGACAGGTGATGGCGTAGCTTGAAACAGATTTAGacttacaaaataattcaattagttatttttttttta
Proteins encoded in this region:
- the LOC123655044 gene encoding zinc finger protein Noc; this encodes MVVLEDGAMMTTNPNQYLQPDYLQPLPSSLDSKKSPLALLAQTCSQIGADTLPAKPLLPSLDKKKPVNSVNSDNISRSSPSASKLDKPRSSPESKHLAFKPYETNVITKKPEESRPPSKASSDSSEDKKSGKSTPGRKSTPPTTENGKISPNNDQKSSSSASSGTSPIIRSGLEVLGHGKDHLGAFKNLPGLPGFNPLAGLCCPPGMEQHSNPAFRPPYAGAPLSAHHAAMLAAAATFPGSSPNPYLGYARVKTPAGGETLVPVCKDPYCTGCQFSVNNHHLLMSNGACPAGCTQCEHQKYNLAMAMALSQQGAAGSIPYPHLSRPYICSWIVGESYCGKRFGNSEELLQHLRSHTTDGATPTSSPTSQPSLLNPLNPLFTTAGLRGAYQTAPLSPLSASRYHPYSKALPPSLSPYGAFNPALGPFYSPYAMYGQRLGAAAVHQ